The Aedes aegypti strain LVP_AGWG chromosome 3, AaegL5.0 Primary Assembly, whole genome shotgun sequence genome contains a region encoding:
- the LOC110679341 gene encoding uncharacterized protein LOC110679341, which yields MDSNGLPVRNLFKANTPYKMASDLKSYPVGNYAYVQMAIPLSKEAAPYVIYHACSNNKFSYNDVLNRWNYTESLLKSHGITVLANASDGDTRLMKAMRIRAGFDRPCTPSPWGPWFRVDWFSKTPINVQDMTHTINKLRNRMLNGDMTIGKYKIKKEHLKQLIENHSKDKHGLCMSDINLKDKMKFDSTEKLMKLDLEYFMTHVPNSKGTVLFIDLMRRMYRSFDKTEHPFLERIEDIWTSLFIVRGWRNFCKQKYNNLAECITPNAYHCLELDAHALILFICICRDNEVPEQCIIDYLSSQPCEKLFRELRSLSSTHQTVVNFSIKELTEKLKRIYMTRCIMYENRDRISYPYIDAKQHNQSSLVLPSNDDIIRKIEKCKTNAEQNLLEVGIEKAMIDLNDSVCNHAIVPRIEFVGIEESFEEEVEEEEEDEEDDVVAGTPETQFVGVKDCFEGENVEHEDVIQSKELEEANCCHQSDEFQNITLTNTLNEDLRPVYDANKVFTNCEELNIKNSVSGQKHTFRISDSNGQIKNVKKSTLLWMLTDGRNRLSSDRMRRFQQK from the exons ATGGATTCGAATGGATTGCCTGTGAGGAATTTGTTTAAAGCGAACACCCCTTACAAAATGGCTAGCGACTTAAAATCCTATCCAGTGGGAAATTATGCCTACGTTCAAATGGCGATCCCATTGAGCAAAGAAGCCGCTCCCTATGTCATATACCATGCCTGCTCTAATAATAAATTTAGTTATAATGATGTCCTCAATCGTTGGAATTACACAGAATCTCTTTTAAAAAGTCACGGTATTACTGTTTTGGCCAATGCCTCAGATGGCGACACAAGGCTAATGAAGGCTATGCGAATTAGAGCCGGATTTGATAGACCATGCACACCGTCTCCATGGGGACCTTGGTTCCGAGTAGACTGGTTCAGTAAAACTCCGATCAATGTCCAAGACATGACTCACACGATCAATAAGCTTAGAAACCGCATGCTGAACGGCGATATGACGATTG GAAAGTATAAAATCAAGAAAGAGCATTTGAAACAACTTATCGAAAACCACAGCAAAGACAAGCATGGATTGTGTATGTCGGATATAAATCTTAAAGATAAAATGAAATTCGACTCGACGGAAAAGCTTATGAAACTGGACTTAGAATATTTCATGACGCATGTGCCGAACAGCAAGGGTACTGTGTTGTTTATAGACCTTATGCGGCGCATGTATCGATCATTCGACAAGACTGAACATCCATTTCTCGAACGTATCGAAGATATCTG GACCAGTTTATTCATAGTACGTggatggaggaatttctgtaaacAAAAATACAACAACCTGGCGGAATGCATAACGCCAAACGCGTATCACTGCCTTGAGTTAGATGCGCATGCACTAATTTTATTCATTTGCATATGTCGCGACAATGAGGTTCCAGAACAATGTATAATTGACTATTTATCCAGCCAGCCATGCGAGAAATTGTTTCGAGAGTTAAGATCTTTGTCGTCAACACATCAAACAGTAGTTAACTTTTCCATAAAAGAATTAACGGAGAAGCTAAAGAGGATATACATGACTCGATGTATTATGTATGAAAACCGCGATCGCATCAGCTACCCCTATATCGACGCCAAACAGCATAACCAATCTTCTCTTGTTCTACCATCTAATGATGACATCAtcaggaaaattgaaaaatgcaaaaccaatgctgaacaaaatttgttggaaGTTGGAATTGAAAAGGCAATGATTGATCTAAATGATTCAGTTTGTAATCATGCAATAGTTCCAAGAATAGAGTTCGTAGGAATAGAAGAGAGTTtcgaagaagaagtagaagaagaagaagaggacgAAGAAGATGATGTAGTAGCAGGAACACCAGAAACACAGTTCGTAGGAGTAAAAGATTGTTTCGAAGGTGAGAATGTCGAGCACGAAGATGTTATTCAAAGTAAGGAACTGGAGGAAGCAAACTGTTGTCATCAAAGTGATGAATTTCAGAATATTACGTTAACGAACACCTTAAATGAGGATTTAAGACCTGTGTATGATGCGAACAAAGTGTTCACCAACTGCGAGGAATTAAATATTAAGAACTCTGTATCTGGGCAGAAACATACGTTCAGGATTTCTGATTCTAATGGtcaaattaaaaatgtgaaaaaatccACATTGTTGTGGATGCTGACCGATGGCCGAAATAGATTATCATCGGACAGAATGAGAAGATTTcagcaaaaatga
- the LOC5571897 gene encoding N-alpha-acetyltransferase 20, producing the protein MTTLRPFTCNDMFKFNKVNLDPLTETYCLAFYMQYLAHWPEYFQVAESPSGEIMGYIMGKAAGHGENWHGHVTALTVSPDYRRLGLAATLMNFLEDVSEKKRCYFVDLFVRVSNKVAIDMYTKLGYIVYRTVLEYYVGDPDEDAYDMRKACSRDVHRKSVIPLTHPVRPDEVD; encoded by the exons ATGACCACATTACGGCCCTTCACTTGCAACGATATGTTCAAATTCAACAAAGT GAATCTGGATCCTCTGACTGAAACCTACTGCCTGGCATTCTACATGCAGTACTTGGCCCATTGGCCGGAGTATTTCCAGGTTGCCGAATCGCCGAGCGGTGAAATCATGGGCTACATCATGGGAAAGGCAGCCGGCCACGGGGAAAACTGGCACGGCCACGTAACCGCATTGACCGTTTCGCCGGATTATCGCCGTCTGGGACTGGCCGCCACTTTGATGAACTTCCTGGAGGACGTCTCGGAGAAGAAGCGATGTTACTTTGTGGATCTGTTCGTGCGGGTTAGCAACAAGGTGGCCATCGACATGTACACCAAACTGGGCTACATCGTGTATCGGACGGTGCTGGAGTATTACGTGGGCGATCCGGATGAGGACGCGTACGATATGAGGAAGGCTTGCTCGAGGGATGTCCACCGGAAGTCGGTGATTCCGTTGACGCATCCCGTGCGCCCGGACGAAGTGGACTGA
- the LOC5571899 gene encoding protein crooked neck: protein MEKPQKMPKVAKVKNKAPAEVQITAEQLLREAKERDLEILPPPPKQKISDAAELADYQQRKRKTFEDNLRKNRMVVSNWIKYAQWEESQKEIQRARSIWERAIDNEHRNITIWLKYAEMEMKNRQVNHARNLWDRAVTVMPRTNQFWYKYTYMEEMLENVAGARQVFERWMEWQPEEQAWQTYINFELRYKEIDRARQIYERFVMVHPEIKNWIKYARFEEAHGFINGARSVYERAIEFFGDDNADERLFIAFAKFEEGQKEHDRVRVIYKYALDHLPKERTADLYKAYTIHEKKYGDRSGIEDVIVSKRKFQYEQEVAENPTNYDAWFDYLRLVENETNQEVIRETYERAIANVPPAKDKNLWRRYIYLWINYALYEELETEDLERTRQIYKTCLELIPHKVFTFSKIWLLYAQFEIRCKNLQVARKTLGMAIGMCPRDKLFRGYIDLEIQLREFDRCRILYEKFLEFGPENCITWMKFAELESLLGDMDRARAIYELAIQQPRLDMPELLWKSYIDFEVQQGEFDLARQLYERLLERTTHVKVWISFAKFEMAAENEDNVNVQLSRRVYERANDSLKNAVEKETRVLILEAWRDFEKEHGDEESLRKVMAKMPRKVKKRQKIISESGVEEGWEEVFDFIFPEDEMARPNLKLLAAAKSWKKQKDVPVAPAAGANESESADAAEEEPSED, encoded by the exons ATGGAAAAGCCCCAGAAAATGCCCAAGGTGGCCAAG GTCAAAAACAAAGCCCCGGCGGAGGTGCAAATCACCGCCGAACAGCTGCTGCGCGAAGCCAAGGAACGAGACCTGGAAATCCTTCCGCCGCCGCCGAAGCAGAAAATCTCCGATGCCGCCGAGTTGGCCGATTACCAGCAACGGAAGCGCAAAACGTTTGAAGATAACCTGCGCAAGAACAGAATGGTGGTGAGCAACTGGATCAAATACGCCCAATGGGAGGAATCGCAGAAGGAGATCCAGAGGGCGAGGTCGATTTGGGAGCGGGCGATCGACAATGAGCACCGGAACATTACGATATGGCTGAAGTACGCGGAGATGGAGATGAAAAACCGGCAGGTGAACCACGCGAGGAATTTGTGGGACCGAGCCGTGACGGTTATGCCCCGGACGAATCAGTTCTGGTACAAGTACACCTACATGGAGGAGATGCTGGAGAATGTGGCCGGGGCGCGGCAGGTTTTCGAACGGTGGATGGAGTGGCAACCGGAGGAACAAGCCTGGCAAACGTACATCAATTTCGAGCTGCGGTATAAGGAAATCGACAGGGCTAGGCAGATTTACGAGCGTTTTGTGATGGTCCATCCGGAAATCAAGAACTGGATCAAGTATGCTCGATTCGAGGAGGCCCACGGATTCATCAACGGAGCTCGATCTGTTTACGAACGGGCCATCGAGTTCTTTGGGGATGACAACGCAGATGAACGGCTGTTCATCGCATTTGCAAAGTTCGAGGAAGGTCAGAAAGAACACGATCGAGTCCGGGTGATCTACAAGTACGCATTGGACCATCTGCCGAAGGAACGGACGGCAGATCTTTACAAGGCGTACACGATTCACGAGAAGAAGTACGGCGATAGATCGGGGATAGAAGACGTCATCGTTTCCAAACGAAAGTTTCAATACGAACAGGAAGTAGCCGAGAATCCCACAAACTACGACGCCTGGTTCGATTATCTCAGACTTGTTGAAAACGAGACGAACCAGGAAGTGATCCGGGAAACTTACGAACGGGCCATTGCTAACGTCCCCCCAGCGAAGGATAAAAACCTCTGGCGGCGATACATCTACCTGTGGATCAATTACGCCTTGTACGAAGAACTGGAAACGGAAGATCTCGAAAGGACTCGCCAGATCTACAAAACCTGCCTGGAACTCATCCCTCATAAAGTGTTCACATTCAGCAAAATTTGGTTACTCTACGCTCAGTTCGAGATCCGCTGTAAGAATCTACAAGTAGCCAGGAAAACGCTCGGAATGGCAATCGGTATGTGTCCTCGGGATAAACTGTTCCGCGGATACATCGATCTAGAAATCCAACTCCGAGAGTTCGATCGCTGTCGAATTCTGtacgaaaaattcctggaattcGGTCCGGAAAATTGCATCACCTGGATGAAGTTCGCCGAGCTGGAATCCCTACTGGGCGACATGGACCGTGCTCGGGCGATTTACGAGCTAGCCATTCAGCAACCGCGTTTGGACATGCCGGAACTGCTTTGGAAGAGTTACATCGACTTTGAGGTGCAGCAGGGAGAGTTCGACCTGGCCAGACAACTGTACGAGCGTCTTCTGGAGCGAACGACCCACGTGAAAGTTTGGATCTCGTTTGCCAAGTTTGAAATGGCGGCGGAGAACGAAGACAACGTCAATGTGCAACTTTCGCGGCGGGTTTACGAGCGAGCCAACGACAGTTTGAAGAACGCAGTCGAAAAGGAAACCCGTGTGTTGATCCTGGAAGCGTGGCGTGACTTTGAAAAAGAACACGGCGACGAGGAAAGTTTGAGGAAGGTGATGGCCAAGATGCCACGAAAGGTCAAGAAGCGACAGAAGATCATCTCCGAGAGCGGTGTGGAAGAGGGCTGGGAAGAGGTGTTCGATTTCATCTTCCCAGAGGATGAAATGGCGAGACCGAACTTGAAACTGCTCGCTGCTGCCAAGAGCTGGAAGAAACAGAAAGACGTACCCGTTGCGCCTGCTGCTGGGGCGAATGAGAGTGAGAGCGCCGATGCTGCGGAAGAAGAACCCTCAGAAGATTAG